A stretch of Pseudomonas sp. 7SR1 DNA encodes these proteins:
- a CDS encoding ATP-binding protein: MIRSLRLRLMLAAMTLAVLFMLALLPAMQGAFSLALQESIEQRLASDVTTLISAARVENNRLKMPEQLPDERFNLADARLLGYIYDRDGRLVWRSKATREENINYAPRYDGQGNQFARIRENDGQEFFVYDVEIKLLGGQNAAFSIVTLQPVRDYEVTLQGLRDNLYLGFGAALLVLLALLWIGLTWGLRALRRLSQELDEIESGARESLSTEHPRELLRLTGSLNRLLHSEREQRSRYRDSLDDLAHSLKTPLAVLQGVSEDMARRPEDRGQAWVLQTQIERMSQQIGFQLQRASLRKSGLVRHQVRLRPVLQSLCDTLDKVYRDKRVNVAFELPEQCHVPIEQGALLEMLGNLLENAYRLCLEQVRVSVHQVLGGMELCVEDDGPGVPPDQRARILQRGERLDRQHPGQGIGLAVVKDIIESYNARLTLGDSELGGAAFRIHFPLV, from the coding sequence GTGATTCGTTCGCTTCGACTGCGCTTGATGCTGGCCGCCATGACCCTGGCGGTGCTGTTCATGCTGGCGCTGCTGCCGGCCATGCAAGGCGCGTTCAGCCTGGCCTTGCAGGAGTCCATCGAGCAACGCCTGGCCTCGGACGTGACCACGCTGATTTCCGCCGCCCGAGTGGAAAACAATCGATTGAAGATGCCGGAACAACTGCCGGACGAACGCTTCAACCTCGCCGACGCCCGCCTGCTGGGCTACATCTACGACCGCGATGGGCGGCTGGTCTGGCGGTCGAAGGCCACCCGCGAGGAAAACATCAACTACGCGCCACGCTACGACGGCCAGGGCAACCAGTTCGCGCGTATCCGCGAAAACGACGGCCAGGAGTTCTTCGTCTATGACGTCGAGATCAAGCTGCTCGGTGGCCAGAACGCGGCGTTCAGCATCGTTACCCTGCAACCGGTTCGTGATTACGAGGTGACCCTGCAGGGGCTGCGGGACAACCTCTACCTGGGCTTCGGTGCCGCGCTGCTGGTGCTGCTGGCACTGTTGTGGATCGGCCTGACCTGGGGCCTGCGGGCGCTGCGACGCCTGAGCCAGGAACTGGACGAAATCGAAAGCGGGGCGCGGGAAAGCCTCAGTACCGAACACCCTCGGGAACTGCTGCGCCTGACGGGCTCCCTCAACCGCCTGTTGCACAGCGAACGGGAGCAGCGCAGCCGTTACCGTGACTCCCTCGACGACCTGGCCCACAGCCTCAAGACCCCCCTGGCGGTGTTGCAGGGCGTCAGCGAAGACATGGCCCGGCGCCCGGAAGACCGTGGCCAGGCCTGGGTGCTGCAGACCCAGATCGAGCGCATGAGCCAGCAGATCGGTTTCCAGTTGCAGCGCGCCAGCTTGCGCAAGAGCGGGCTGGTACGCCACCAGGTGCGCCTGCGCCCGGTGTTGCAAAGCCTGTGCGACACCCTGGACAAGGTCTACCGCGACAAGCGGGTCAATGTCGCGTTCGAACTGCCGGAACAGTGCCACGTGCCGATCGAGCAGGGAGCCTTGCTGGAGATGCTTGGCAACCTTCTGGAGAACGCTTATCGGCTATGCCTGGAGCAGGTGCGTGTCAGCGTGCACCAGGTCCTCGGCGGCATGGAGCTGTGTGTCGAGGACGACGGACCGGGTGTGCCGCCGGATCAACGTGCACGGATTCTCCAGCGTGGCGAGCGGCTGGACCGCCAGCATCCGGGGCAGGGGATCGGTCTGGCGGTGGTCAAGGACATCATCGAAAGCTACAACGCGCGCCTGACCCTGGGGGATTCGGAACTGGGCGGGGCGGCGTTCCGGATTCATTTCCCGTTGGTTTGA
- a CDS encoding response regulator, translating into MKLLVVEDEALLRHHLHTRLTDSGHVVQAVVNAEEALYQVREFNHDLAVIDLGLPGISGLELIRRLRAQDKTFPVLILTARGNWQDKVEGLAAGADDYVVKPFQFEELEARLNALLRRSSGFTQSTITAGPLLLDLNRKQASLGDEPLALTAYEYRILEYLMRHHQQVVAKDRLMEQLYPDDGERDPNVIEVLVGRLRRKLEAPAGFKPIDTVRGLGYLFNERCQ; encoded by the coding sequence ATGAAATTACTGGTCGTCGAAGACGAAGCGTTATTGCGTCACCACCTGCATACCCGCCTGACCGACAGCGGCCATGTGGTGCAGGCCGTGGTCAATGCCGAAGAGGCGCTGTACCAGGTCCGTGAATTCAATCATGACCTGGCGGTGATCGACCTGGGTCTGCCGGGCATCAGCGGCCTGGAGCTGATCCGCCGGTTGCGCGCCCAGGACAAGACATTCCCTGTCCTGATCCTCACGGCTCGCGGTAACTGGCAGGACAAGGTCGAAGGCCTGGCCGCCGGGGCGGATGACTACGTGGTCAAGCCGTTCCAGTTCGAGGAGCTGGAGGCTCGCTTGAACGCCCTGTTGCGTCGTTCCAGCGGCTTTACCCAGTCGACCATCACCGCCGGTCCGCTGTTGCTCGACCTCAATCGCAAGCAGGCGTCCCTGGGGGATGAGCCGCTGGCATTGACCGCCTATGAGTACCGCATCCTGGAATACCTGATGCGCCATCACCAGCAGGTGGTGGCCAAGGATCGCCTGATGGAGCAGCTTTATCCCGATGATGGCGAACGCGATCCCAATGTCATCGAGGTGCTGGTGGGGCGGCTGCGCCGCAAGCTGGAGGCGCCCGCCGGCTTCAAGCCAATCGACACGGTGCGTGGCCTGGGCTACCTGTTCAACGAGCGCTGCCAGTGA